From a region of the Oncorhynchus keta strain PuntledgeMale-10-30-2019 chromosome 13, Oket_V2, whole genome shotgun sequence genome:
- the LOC118392635 gene encoding transmembrane protein 272-like: MKTSQRSSVLSSCLISIIVVLNIILWMCLMSAVGLGAMHLHDCPLQPYIPIYLLVIGLTSIASLLLAYLNNTLETGFLSLLCSSCIFLLQLFNLGWFITGSEWVYSIYPPNYDTNGGEKYCQRKIYLFAFWFNSLGSICMAVVFFCGVFFIFLTCVKMAFRGHHLLHSHQRSYGVDA; encoded by the exons ATGAAGACTTCACAGAGGTCTTCCGTTCTGTCATCCTGTCTGATCTCAATAATAG TTGTGCTGAATATCATCCTGTGGATGTGTCTAATGTCAGCAGTGGGATTAG GGGCTATGCACCTACATGACTGCCCCTTACAGCCTTATATCCCCATCTACCTGCTGGTGATCGGGCTGACGTCCATCGCCTCCCTGCTCCTAGCctacctcaataacacactggagaCTGGCTTCCTGAGCCTACTGTGTTCCTCCTGCATCTTCCTCCTCCAACTCTTCAACCTCGGCTGGTTCATCACAG GGAGTGAGTGGGTGTACTCCATATATCCCCCGAACTATGACACAAATGGTGGAGAGAAGTACTGTCAGAGGAAGATATACCTGTTTGCTTTCTGGTTCAACAGCCTGGGCAGCATCTGTATGGCTGTGGTGTTCTTCTGTGGAGTGTTCTTCATCTTCCTTACCTGTGTGAAAATGGCATTTAGGGGACACCATCTACTCCATTCACATCAGAGATCGTATGGTGTGGACGCTTGA
- the zgc:103586 gene encoding zgc:103586 has translation MAGTDNAKVKELVLKCMNAREMAYCPYSRFPVGAAILTADGAIITGCNVENASFGLTVCAERTAIQRAVAEGHRKFSAIAVTCDIKDSFVGPCGACRQVLIEFGTDWVVYLTKPDGSYKETSLKELLPLAFSPAHLGH, from the exons atggcag GCACAGACAACGCAAAAGTCAAGGAGCTCGTTTTAAAGTGCATGAATGCACGGGAAATGGCATATTGCCCTTACAGCCGGTTCCCGGTCGGTGCCGCCATATTGACAGCAGATGGCGCTATAATTACGG GTTGCAATGTGGAAAATGCCTCTTTTGGGCTCACAGTGTGTGCTGAGCGAACAGCAATACAGAGAGCCGTAGCAGAGGGACACAGGAAATTCAGTGCTATCGCTGTTACATG tgaCATCAAAGATAGTTTTGTTGGACCTTGTGGAGCTTGTCGGCAGGTGCTCATTGAG tttGGAACAGATTGGGTTGTGTACTTGACTAAGCCAGATGGCTCATACAAAGAAACCAGCCTTAAAGAACTGCTCCCTCTAGCTTTCTCCCCAGCCCACCTCGGACATTAA
- the LOC118392004 gene encoding mitochondrial fission 1 protein-like, with translation MEAVVSELVAPEDLLKFEKKYNSELVKGGVSKETKFEYAWCLTRSKYSGDIKKGIVLLEELVNKGSKDDARDFLFYLAVANYRLKDYEKALKYIRTLLKNEPGNKQALELEKLIDKALKKDGLVGMAIVGGIGLGVAGLAGLIGLAVSKGHGPRS, from the exons ATGGAGGCTGTTGTCAGTGAATTGGTAGCTCCCGAAGACCTTTTG AAATTTGAGAAGAAGTACAACTCTGAATTGGTAAAGGGGGGCGTATCGAAGGAGACCAAGTTTGAATATGCATGGTGTCTGACCCGGAGCAAGTATTCAGGCGACATCAAGAAAGGAATCGTATTGCTGGAAG AGCTGGTTAACAAGGGATCAAAGGACGATGCCAGAGACTTCCTGTTCTACCTAGCTGTGGCCAACTACAGACTTAAG GATTATGAGAAAGCTCTGAAGTACATCCGCACTCTCCTGAAAAATGAACCTGGGAACAAGCAAGCCTTGGAGCTGGAAAAGCTCATAGACAAGGCTCTAAAAAAAG ATGGCTTGGTTGGCATGGCGATCGTCGGGGGAATCGGCCTGGGCGTGGCCGGACTAGCAGGCCTCATCGGATTGGCTGTGTCTAAGGGTCATGGTCCGAGGTCCTAA